One stretch of Pomacea canaliculata isolate SZHN2017 linkage group LG11, ASM307304v1, whole genome shotgun sequence DNA includes these proteins:
- the LOC112575236 gene encoding inter-alpha-trypsin inhibitor heavy chain H3-like, translating into MSRLACAVSYMCLFLSASSMESPMSDDNHLFVLDRPFKSSARRLPRIRRSPDTGTSVDIRKFYLTSQLYFRFAKVTIESEVVNNANDARSQEIAFTVQVPESAFMSNFTMEVDGVVYVAKVMEKDQAQKQFDEARAQNKTAGQVKQVSKAPARGTDVFSISVNLAPRAAAYFTLTYHELLDRRLGRYTQRLFLAPGGIVADLKVEASFAEEQGFKSFVYKLPGDQTEYTSGSDNVVMKASVSSRALIYKPSVEEQRTFNSNTGISGELVVTYDVSRQKDGGFVVVQDNFFSHFVSPWALPVLPKNLLFIIDISGSMSGPKIQKAMEAMLSILDVLGTRGVDAFNILLFDDRLEEWRSLPARAKPEEVKDAKGYVKERLEARGATDIHRALTRGLTVLLGDQKQRSCDVANMIIFLTDGDPTAGVTNTNTIISDVTQLNNGRASIFSLGFGFTMNFEFLSALSENNAGFARHIYDESDANLQLQTFYEEISQPVACDIQVVYNTELVDAQRVSDTTESLYFDGKELVVVGEIKTSASKLLPANFGARLQGTGANGNFDLPVPTGNIKIIGQADSDVESGLTEKLYAYQKIKQLLASLLKITSEVEKNRTRQMALELSLKHGFVTPLTSFSTVVDPASRDGSVDFDYADDFNFGQASFNVRKQSAASIPRKLAYDDILTAYSSAIWRKSVLFVLLVLAFFSLAAK; encoded by the exons ATGTCTCGTCTTGCGTGCGCTGTTTCATACATGTGCCTCTTCCTCTCGGCTTCATCCATGGAAAGCCCCATGTCGGATGACAATCATCTTTTCGTACTCGACAGACCCTTCAAAAGTTCAGCTAGAAGACTTCCCCGAATTCGCCGCAGTCCAGACACCGGTACCAGCGTCGACATTCGCAAGTTCTACTTGACCTCACAGCTATACTTCCGTTTTGCCAAGGTCACCATCGAAAGCGAAGTAGTGAACAATGCAAACGATGCCCGAAGCCAAGAGATCGCTTTCACTGTGCAAGTTCCCGAAAGCGCTTTCATGTCCAACTTTACTATGGAGGTGGATGGGGTCGTATATGTAGCGAAA GTGATGGAGAAAGATCAGGCGCAGAAGCAGTTTGACGAGGCCCGCGCGCAGAACAAGACTGCCGGCCAGGTAAAACAGGTGTCCAAGGCCCCGGCACGTGGCACAGACGTCTTTAGCATCAGCGTCAACCTGGCGCCGAGGGCTGCAGCCTACTTCACTCTTACTTACCA TGAACTGTTGGATCGCCGCTTGGGGAGGTATACTCAACGACTCTTCCTGGCACCTGGTGGTATAGTGGCTGACTTGAAGGTAGAGGCATCCTTCGCTGAGGAGCAAGGGTTCAAATCATTTGTATACAAGCTACCTGGAGATCAAACAGAGTACACATCAGGGTCAGACAAT GTCGTGATGAAAGCCAGCGTCAGCAGCAGAGCCTTGATCTACAAACCGAGCGTGGAAGAGCAGCGCACGTTCAACAGCAACACGGGCATCAGCGGGGAGCTGGTCGTCACCTATGACGTCAGCAGGCAGAAAGACGGCGGCTTTGTCGTCGTGCAGGACAATTTCTTCTCCCACTTCGTGTCACCTTGGGCACTTCCAGTCCTGCCCAAGAACCTCCTCTTTATCATCGACATTAGTGGGTCAATGTCTGGCCCGAAGATCCAGAAGGCGATGGAGGCCATGTTGAGCATTCTGGACGTTCTGGGCACCAGGGGGGTGGACGCCTTCAACATCCTTCTCTTCGACGACAGGCTAGAGGAGTGGCGTAGCCTCCCAGCGAGGGCAAAGCCGGAGGAGGTCAAGGACGCGAAAGGTTACGTCAAGGAAAGACTAGAAGCACGAGGCGCCACTGACATCCACCGGGCTCTGACGCGCGGACTCACTGTGTTGCTAGGCGATCAAAAGCAGCGCTCTTGTGATGTGGCGAACATGATCATTTTCCTGACGGACGGCGACCCCACCGCCGGGGTCACGAACACCAACACCATCATCTCTGATGTCACTCAGCTCAACAATGGCAGGGCCTCCATTTTTTCCCTAGGCTTCGGCTTCACTATGAACTTTGAGTTTCTGTCGGCTCTTTCAGAGAACAATGCTGGCTTCGCCCGGCACATCTATGACGAAAGCGACGCAAACCTTCAGCTGCAAACTTTCTATGAAGAAATCAGCCAACCCGTGGCGTGCGATATACAGGTTGTGTACAACACCGAACTGGTAGACGCACAAAGGGTCTCGGACACCACGGAAAGCCTCTACTTTGACGGGAAGGAACTCGTCGTCGTTGGGGAAATAAAGACGTCGGCCAGCAAGCTCCTTCCGGCGAACTTTGGCGCCCGCCTGCAAGGGACAGGGGCCAACGGCAATTTCGACCTTCCTGTTCCGACCGGTAATATCAAAATCATCGGGCAAGCGGACTCTGACGTGGAATCGGGTTTGACCGAGAAGCTATACGCCTACCAGAAGATCAAGCAGCTGCTAGCCAGCCTGCTGAAGATCACCTCGGAAGTGGAGAAGAACAGAACGAGGCAGATGGCCTTGGAACTTTCCCTGAAGCACGGCTTCGTTACGCCTCTTACCTCCTTCAGCACTGTTGTCGATCCTGCGAGTCGAGACGGCTCTGTAGACTTTGACTATGCTGACGACTTTAATTTTGGGCAAGCCAGTTTCAACGTTCGAAAGCAGTCGGCAGCCAGTATTCCTCGTAAACTGGCCTACGACGATATTCTAACTGCCTATTCATCTGCAATTTGGAGAAAATCTGTTCTTTTCGTCCTATTGGTTCTGGCCTTTTTTTCGTTAGCTGCGAAATAG
- the LOC112575237 gene encoding uncharacterized protein LOC112575237: protein MFTKAEAVAFLQNSWDIQKVEERLKNDRKRLIEEVVIQIQSRVPFQNITLMAAPLEQRRRPNVKDIKQACMKGVGGLCYSLNVFTWGLLQGLGLHVQLCPATCTTSVTYPNNHLFVLVRDLEANGDLHLIECGVGVPTFQVVSLNFDHESPVFKDSYLEYKFIRHDGQILRMHGDGDTMKRNDPPKEGLDFYIGKWRRMYYFTVKPTECLSDFDTIFDEVFTVPGRTPFHHSPRAIWFPGQRAILFVNNRSLVEEDKGQLKLTVMENDGQTLDFFCCNFPTIDQEDVCKAIIEWHHVSE from the coding sequence ATGTTCACCAAGGCAGAAGCAGTGGCATTTCTGCAGAACTCTTGGGACATTCAAAAGGTGGAAGAACGACTCAAAAACGACAGGAAGAGGCTTATTGAAGAAGTGGTAATTCAGATCCAGTCCAGAGTTCCTTTTCAAAACATTACGCTTATGGCTGCTCCCCTGGAGCAGCGACGTCGACCAAACGTTAAAGACATAAAACAAGCATGCATGAAGGGAGTTGGGGGGCTTTGCTACAGCTTGAATGTCTTCACATGGGGTCTTCTCCAGGGTCTTGGCCTCCATGTGCAGCTGTGCCCTGCTACTTGTACGACATCAGTTACTTACCCCAACAATCACCTTTTTGTCCTTGTGAGAGACCTTGAAGCAAACGGTGATCTCCATCTGATAGAATGTGGTGTAGGAGTGCCAACCTTTCAGGTTGTGTCTCTTAATTTTGACCATGAATCACCAGTATTTAAAGACTCTTATCTGGAATACAAATTCATACGCCATGATGGCCAGATTCTTCGCATGCATGGTGATGGAGACACAATGAAGCGAAATGACCCACCTAAGGAAGGTTTGGACTTTTACATTGGGAAATGGCGCCGCATGTATTACTTCACTGTGAAGCCCACTGAATGTTTGTCAGACTTTGATACAATTTTTGATGAAGTGTTTACTGTTCCTGGGAGAACGCCTTTTCATCACTCTCCACGTGCAATCTGGTTCCCAGGCCAGCGGGCCATCTTGTTTGTCAACAACCGTTCTTTAGTTGAGGAAGACAAAGGCCAGCTGAAATTGACTGTGATGGAAAATGACGGTCAAACTTTAGACTTCTTTTGCTGCAACTTTCCTACTATAGATCAGGAAGATGTATGCAAAGCCATCATAGAATGGCACCATGTTTCTgaataa
- the LOC112575235 gene encoding hamartin-like isoform X2 gives MAASGSQVGSGDRPVPVEEIFRLLESTDLTIVDDIHQLILENLSQGKELWLINTLVDYFFSTRSLKAQALLAEVREPLDKVLIEKIHDGLRSGDTRLQATQLLLFLVNQQPPWTHSIVTRSVFTTLLKILKSETDVPILMTSILVLVILLPVVPVSIEPHLAEVLEAFARVVGLLVKKPANCPDIFILHLHVAVYGFFLRLYGMFPCTLVSFLRINYAKKENLHAYNEVIVPMLERLRFHPNLITGSKDTETSKTRWQRLEPQDVVVSCAKMCLDVIEGVCEELRCPLISSVVPRPLKCQELSGRKDVQEKSWQEKLDAVDHMFPVVEDPTAMVFSPSQLIGLSTPPTSERATPAIVYDQGTSGQTSVVFGPHHIAMPTPELPSTDPSALTEEPDKSLAGHNIKSASVYRSGLKGTPGCSAFVSPFTVRAPPPSQAPSVDPSPMRPQAETVESSTFQFCEYTAARVLQFDRSPESRAVERLKHTELGDLTVPQEAGRLGELREDPELALTVPGAVAEDIIVPVVQTSQESDSLDQEVSHFTEVDKQFNGSISVDSSTDDTSQVDPQQHLTAQSIIQFMRKVNRIRFNSMSTQAGEPLTGPHEKHPRPGRARSCPTLPRQEPTVPEQDSCHLSSSSDTGSVEASTTVETLLEISVPVNDKEVQFGETGSLELPLQTPPHASSRQSRNGKDGSLPSLNSSNQHQACGSMGVPPAIKEFAAFFQTLLAPVKVAVCEQCYQVFLEAGVSGETGQQLCDGKHQSLGTWLRCFCSETSVFSSLSPPELLDRHLSRSSDLHAKELARIPLTSWDNVSWTHFGGVPPADEINILRGQILLLHNQLMYERHKRNNHAMRNRRLLRRIAHATTLEEQVQSLTSQLQNSEKHIHNLQVSLKLLQDKNHQLEQKQESDEYERLFAFRTTLQQNKDLTEGNLELKNLLLVQKAENDELKKELQQVRAGMFQLEKSNEILQKKLQEAHKWREQVLQLQKEVLLMGEAQEHLQERLQQQRAHHSSNSPQSYLVQALQAEIEDLRKQLRQAIPMVEALQVKVTAMEDIIKSKDIAIAEMKNTFQNTKIMYTNEIQAVNDKYQAMLHINTQLEAQLLQQYADNDRLKYRLKELDPNPKGVWRREVKSPNAGKETAELWDRTKVQGELSKQSSTEDTKSQKDQKGSPSAQEISSISLMLSLESSGSSPHRQTAERSASCGSSPHTLTAQDHESCGIERLATVQSSHQTPCASHETPVSSSVGMTETEAEELKEKLNVQADATLLSGGLSVFSSSGMFLADPEDRRSFSTHSDITSDSGIFSKGDPIT, from the exons ATGGCTGCTTCAGGCAGCCAGGTGGGGTCAGGGGACCGCCCTGTGCCTGTGGAAGAAATCTTCAGACTACTAGAATCCACGGATTTAACAATAGTAGATGATATCCATCAACTAATTTTGGAAAACTTGTCTCAAG GTAAGGAACTCTGGCTCATCAACACTCTTGTTGATTACTTCTTCAGCACACGTTCACTCAAGGCACAAGCATTACTTGCAGAAGTTCGAGAGCCACTAGATAAG GTGCTGATTGAAAAGATCCATGATGGACTGCGTAGTGGAGACACTCGACTTCAGGCAACACAGCTTCTGCTGTTTCTTGTAAACCAGCAGCCGCCATGGACACACAGCATAGTGACTCGATCTGTTTTCACCACACTTCTTAAGATCTTAAAG TCCGAGACAGATGTTCCCATCCTCATGACAAGCATCTTGGTGCTAGTAATTTTACTTCCTGTTGTGCCCGTCAGCATTGAGCCACACTTAGCAGAAGTATTGGAAGCTTTTGCACGTGTGGTAGGACTTCTTGTTAAAAAGCCAG CCAACTGCCCTGACATCTTCATCCTTCATCTCCATGTGGCTGTATATGGATTTTTTCTTCGCCTGTATGGGATGTTCCCTTGTACGCTTGTTTCTTTCCTGCGCATCAACTATGCGAAAAAGGAAAATCTTCATGCATACAATGAAGTTATTGTT CCCATGTTAGAGAGACTGAGGTTTCATCCTAACCTTATCACTGGCAGCAAGGACACAGAGACAAGCAAAACAAG GTGGCAGCGACTGGAGCCCCAGGATGTGGTGGTCAGCTGTGCAAAGATGTGCTTGGATGTCATTGAGGGTGTGTGCGAAGAGCTGAGGTGTCCCCTCATCTCAAGTGTTGTGCCTCGCCCTCTGAAGTGTCAGGAACTCTCTGGCAGAAAAGATGTACAGG aaaagaGCTGGCAGGAAAAGCTGGATGCTGTGGACCACATGTTCCCTGTAGTAGAGGACCCAACAGCCATGGTATTCAGCCCTTCACAGCTAATAGGATTGTCAACTCCACCTACATCCGAGCGAGCTACACCAGCTATTGTGTATGACCAGGGTACTTCTGGGCAAACATCAGTAG TGTTTGGTCCTCACCATATTGCAATGCCGACCCCAGAGCTACCATCAACTGATCCATCAGCACTCACAGAAGAGCCTGACAAg AGCCTAGCAGGGCACAACATTAAATCAGCTTCAGTCTACCGAAGTGGTCTCAAGGGCACACCAGGATGCAGTGCATTTGTCTCCCCCTTTACAGTGAGGGCTCCTCCACCCTCACAAGCCCCAAGTGTCGATCCTTCGCCCATGCGACCTCAAGCAGAAACCGTTGAGTCATCCACGTTTCAGTTTTGTGAATATACAGCTGCACGTGTGCTGCAGTTTGACAGATCACCAGAGTCAAGAGCAGTGGAAAGACTGAAACATACAGAACTTGGAGACCTCACAGTACCACAGGAAGCAGGGAGACTAGGGGAACTAAGAGAGGATCCAGAGTTGGCACTAACTGTGCCAGGTGCTGTGGCTGAGGACATTATTGTACCAGTTGTACAGACATCACAAGAATCAG ATTCTCTGGATCAAGAAGTCAGCCATTTTACAGAAGTCGACAAACAGTTTAATGGCAGCATTAGTGTTGACAGCAGTACTGATGATACAAGCCAAGTGGACCCTCAGCAACATCTGACAGCACAGTCCATTATTCAGTTTATGAGAAAG GTAAATCGCATTCGTTTCAACAGCATGAGCACCCAGGCTGGTGAGCCCTTGACAGGTCCTCATGAAAAACATCCACGCCCTGGTCGAGCAAGGTCGTGTCCTACTCTGCCCCGCCAGGAACCCACAGTTCCTGAGCAAGACTCTTGTCATTTGTCCTCCTCCTCTGATACAGGCTCCGTTGAAGCAAGCACCACAGTGGAGACTCTGTTGGAAATATCTGTCCCTGTGAATGACAAAGAAGTTCAGTTTGGTGAGACTGGCAGCTTAGAATTGCCATTGCAGACACCGCCCCACGCCAGCAGCAGACAAAGCAGGAATGGAAAAGATGGCAGCCTACCATCGCTGAACTCAAGTAATCAGCACCAAGCATGTGGTAGTATGGGGGTCCCTCCAGCCATTAAAGAGTTTGCTGCATTCTTCCAGACTCTCCTGGCACCAGTGAAAGTGGCTGTGTGTGAGCAATGTTATCAGGTGTTCCTGGAGGCCGGTGTGTCTGGGGAGACAGGGCAGCAGCTGTGTGATGGAAAACATCAGTCTTTGGGAACATGGCTGAGATGCTTTT GCTCAGAAACATCTGTTTTCTCCAGCCTATCACCCCCAGAACTACTAGACCGACACCTCTCCCGCAGCAGTGACTTGCATGCCAAAGAACTTGCACGCATTCCCCTGACAAGTTGGGATAATGTCAGTTGGACACACTTTGGAG GTGTGCCACCAGCTGATGAAATCAACATTCTGCGTGGCCAGATCCTGCTGCTGCACAACCAGCTGATGTATGAGCGGCACAAACGCAACAACCACGCCATGCGCAACCGCCGTCTCCTGCGGCGCATAGCTCATGCCACGACTCTGGAGGAGCAGGTACAGTCGCTG ACATCACAACTGCAAAACAGTGAGAAACACATCCACAACCTACAAGTGTCCCTCAAGCTTCTGCAGGACAAAAATCACCAGCTGGAGCAGAAACAGGAGTCAGACGAATATGAGAGATTGTTTGCATTTAG GACAACACtccaacaaaataaagatttgacCGAAGGAAACTTGGAGCTGAAAAATTTGCTACTGGTTCAGAAAGCTGAAAATGATGAACTAAAAAAG GAGCTGCAACAAGTGAGGGCAGGGATGTTTCAGCTGGAAAAGTCAAATGAAATTTTGCAGAAGAAACTTCAGGAGGCTCACAAGTGGCGGGAACAG GTTTTGCAGCTGCAGAAGGAGGTGCTGTTGATGGGGGAGGCACAGGAACATTTGCAGGAGCGTCTGCAGCAGCAGCGTGCGCATCACTCCTCCAACAGCCCTCAATCATATCTTGTGCAGGCTTTGCAGGCAGAGATTGAAG ACCTTAGAAAGCAGCTACGTCAGGCCATACCCATGGTAGAAGCATTACAGGTTAAAGTTACAGCAATGGAAGACATAATCAAAAGCAAA gaCATTGCCATTGCAGAGATGAAAAATACTTTCCAGAACACCAAGATTATGTACACAAATGAAATTCAG GCTGTGAATGACAAGTACCAGGCTATGCTGCACATCAACACCCAGCTAGAGGCTCAACTGTTGCAGCAATATGCAGACAATGACCGCCTCAAGTATCGTTTGAAGGAGCTGGACCCCAACCCAAAAGGTGTATGGAGACGAGAGGTAAAGTCACCAAATGcaggaaaagaaacagcagaatTATGGGACCGAACCAAGGTGCAAGGCGAACTCAGCAAACAGTCTTCGACAGAGGACACAAAGTCTCAGAAAGACCAGAAAGGCTCACCATCTGCTCAGGAGATATCTTCAATATCTTTGATGTTGTCACTTGAAAGTAGTGGCTCATCCCCTCACAGACAGACTGCTGAGAGATCTGCTTCATGTGGCAGTTCTCCCCACACATTGACGGCTCAGGACCATGAGAGCTGTGGCATTGAGCGGTTGGCAACAGTGCAGTCTTCACATCAGACTCCTTGTGCCTCCCATGAAACCCCTGTGTCATCTTCTGTGGGAATGACTGAAACTGAAGCTGAAGAGTTGAAGGAAAAGCTTAATGTTCAAGCTGATGCTACCTTGTTGTCTGGTGGCCTGTCTGTCTTTAGTTCTTCTGGTATGTTTTTGGCAGACCCAGAAGACAGACGCTCCTTTTCTACTCACAGTGACATCACCAGTGACAGTGGCATTTTCAGTAAAGGAGATCCCATCACCTGA
- the LOC112575235 gene encoding hamartin-like isoform X1, with amino-acid sequence MAASGSQVGSGDRPVPVEEIFRLLESTDLTIVDDIHQLILENLSQGKELWLINTLVDYFFSTRSLKAQALLAEVREPLDKVLIEKIHDGLRSGDTRLQATQLLLFLVNQQPPWTHSIVTRSVFTTLLKILKSETDVPILMTSILVLVILLPVVPVSIEPHLAEVLEAFARVVGLLVKKPANCPDIFILHLHVAVYGFFLRLYGMFPCTLVSFLRINYAKKENLHAYNEVIVPMLERLRFHPNLITGSKDTETSKTRWQRLEPQDVVVSCAKMCLDVIEGVCEELRCPLISSVVPRPLKCQELSGRKDVQEKSWQEKLDAVDHMFPVVEDPTAMVFSPSQLIGLSTPPTSERATPAIVYDQGTSGQTSVVFGPHHIAMPTPELPSTDPSALTEEPDKSLAGHNIKSASVYRSGLKGTPGCSAFVSPFTVRAPPPSQAPSVDPSPMRPQAETVESSTFQFCEYTAARVLQFDRSPESRAVERLKHTELGDLTVPQEAGRLGELREDPELALTVPGAVAEDIIVPVVQTSQESVDSLDQEVSHFTEVDKQFNGSISVDSSTDDTSQVDPQQHLTAQSIIQFMRKVNRIRFNSMSTQAGEPLTGPHEKHPRPGRARSCPTLPRQEPTVPEQDSCHLSSSSDTGSVEASTTVETLLEISVPVNDKEVQFGETGSLELPLQTPPHASSRQSRNGKDGSLPSLNSSNQHQACGSMGVPPAIKEFAAFFQTLLAPVKVAVCEQCYQVFLEAGVSGETGQQLCDGKHQSLGTWLRCFCSETSVFSSLSPPELLDRHLSRSSDLHAKELARIPLTSWDNVSWTHFGGVPPADEINILRGQILLLHNQLMYERHKRNNHAMRNRRLLRRIAHATTLEEQVQSLTSQLQNSEKHIHNLQVSLKLLQDKNHQLEQKQESDEYERLFAFRTTLQQNKDLTEGNLELKNLLLVQKAENDELKKELQQVRAGMFQLEKSNEILQKKLQEAHKWREQVLQLQKEVLLMGEAQEHLQERLQQQRAHHSSNSPQSYLVQALQAEIEDLRKQLRQAIPMVEALQVKVTAMEDIIKSKDIAIAEMKNTFQNTKIMYTNEIQAVNDKYQAMLHINTQLEAQLLQQYADNDRLKYRLKELDPNPKGVWRREVKSPNAGKETAELWDRTKVQGELSKQSSTEDTKSQKDQKGSPSAQEISSISLMLSLESSGSSPHRQTAERSASCGSSPHTLTAQDHESCGIERLATVQSSHQTPCASHETPVSSSVGMTETEAEELKEKLNVQADATLLSGGLSVFSSSGMFLADPEDRRSFSTHSDITSDSGIFSKGDPIT; translated from the exons ATGGCTGCTTCAGGCAGCCAGGTGGGGTCAGGGGACCGCCCTGTGCCTGTGGAAGAAATCTTCAGACTACTAGAATCCACGGATTTAACAATAGTAGATGATATCCATCAACTAATTTTGGAAAACTTGTCTCAAG GTAAGGAACTCTGGCTCATCAACACTCTTGTTGATTACTTCTTCAGCACACGTTCACTCAAGGCACAAGCATTACTTGCAGAAGTTCGAGAGCCACTAGATAAG GTGCTGATTGAAAAGATCCATGATGGACTGCGTAGTGGAGACACTCGACTTCAGGCAACACAGCTTCTGCTGTTTCTTGTAAACCAGCAGCCGCCATGGACACACAGCATAGTGACTCGATCTGTTTTCACCACACTTCTTAAGATCTTAAAG TCCGAGACAGATGTTCCCATCCTCATGACAAGCATCTTGGTGCTAGTAATTTTACTTCCTGTTGTGCCCGTCAGCATTGAGCCACACTTAGCAGAAGTATTGGAAGCTTTTGCACGTGTGGTAGGACTTCTTGTTAAAAAGCCAG CCAACTGCCCTGACATCTTCATCCTTCATCTCCATGTGGCTGTATATGGATTTTTTCTTCGCCTGTATGGGATGTTCCCTTGTACGCTTGTTTCTTTCCTGCGCATCAACTATGCGAAAAAGGAAAATCTTCATGCATACAATGAAGTTATTGTT CCCATGTTAGAGAGACTGAGGTTTCATCCTAACCTTATCACTGGCAGCAAGGACACAGAGACAAGCAAAACAAG GTGGCAGCGACTGGAGCCCCAGGATGTGGTGGTCAGCTGTGCAAAGATGTGCTTGGATGTCATTGAGGGTGTGTGCGAAGAGCTGAGGTGTCCCCTCATCTCAAGTGTTGTGCCTCGCCCTCTGAAGTGTCAGGAACTCTCTGGCAGAAAAGATGTACAGG aaaagaGCTGGCAGGAAAAGCTGGATGCTGTGGACCACATGTTCCCTGTAGTAGAGGACCCAACAGCCATGGTATTCAGCCCTTCACAGCTAATAGGATTGTCAACTCCACCTACATCCGAGCGAGCTACACCAGCTATTGTGTATGACCAGGGTACTTCTGGGCAAACATCAGTAG TGTTTGGTCCTCACCATATTGCAATGCCGACCCCAGAGCTACCATCAACTGATCCATCAGCACTCACAGAAGAGCCTGACAAg AGCCTAGCAGGGCACAACATTAAATCAGCTTCAGTCTACCGAAGTGGTCTCAAGGGCACACCAGGATGCAGTGCATTTGTCTCCCCCTTTACAGTGAGGGCTCCTCCACCCTCACAAGCCCCAAGTGTCGATCCTTCGCCCATGCGACCTCAAGCAGAAACCGTTGAGTCATCCACGTTTCAGTTTTGTGAATATACAGCTGCACGTGTGCTGCAGTTTGACAGATCACCAGAGTCAAGAGCAGTGGAAAGACTGAAACATACAGAACTTGGAGACCTCACAGTACCACAGGAAGCAGGGAGACTAGGGGAACTAAGAGAGGATCCAGAGTTGGCACTAACTGTGCCAGGTGCTGTGGCTGAGGACATTATTGTACCAGTTGTACAGACATCACAAGAATCAG TAGATTCTCTGGATCAAGAAGTCAGCCATTTTACAGAAGTCGACAAACAGTTTAATGGCAGCATTAGTGTTGACAGCAGTACTGATGATACAAGCCAAGTGGACCCTCAGCAACATCTGACAGCACAGTCCATTATTCAGTTTATGAGAAAG GTAAATCGCATTCGTTTCAACAGCATGAGCACCCAGGCTGGTGAGCCCTTGACAGGTCCTCATGAAAAACATCCACGCCCTGGTCGAGCAAGGTCGTGTCCTACTCTGCCCCGCCAGGAACCCACAGTTCCTGAGCAAGACTCTTGTCATTTGTCCTCCTCCTCTGATACAGGCTCCGTTGAAGCAAGCACCACAGTGGAGACTCTGTTGGAAATATCTGTCCCTGTGAATGACAAAGAAGTTCAGTTTGGTGAGACTGGCAGCTTAGAATTGCCATTGCAGACACCGCCCCACGCCAGCAGCAGACAAAGCAGGAATGGAAAAGATGGCAGCCTACCATCGCTGAACTCAAGTAATCAGCACCAAGCATGTGGTAGTATGGGGGTCCCTCCAGCCATTAAAGAGTTTGCTGCATTCTTCCAGACTCTCCTGGCACCAGTGAAAGTGGCTGTGTGTGAGCAATGTTATCAGGTGTTCCTGGAGGCCGGTGTGTCTGGGGAGACAGGGCAGCAGCTGTGTGATGGAAAACATCAGTCTTTGGGAACATGGCTGAGATGCTTTT GCTCAGAAACATCTGTTTTCTCCAGCCTATCACCCCCAGAACTACTAGACCGACACCTCTCCCGCAGCAGTGACTTGCATGCCAAAGAACTTGCACGCATTCCCCTGACAAGTTGGGATAATGTCAGTTGGACACACTTTGGAG GTGTGCCACCAGCTGATGAAATCAACATTCTGCGTGGCCAGATCCTGCTGCTGCACAACCAGCTGATGTATGAGCGGCACAAACGCAACAACCACGCCATGCGCAACCGCCGTCTCCTGCGGCGCATAGCTCATGCCACGACTCTGGAGGAGCAGGTACAGTCGCTG ACATCACAACTGCAAAACAGTGAGAAACACATCCACAACCTACAAGTGTCCCTCAAGCTTCTGCAGGACAAAAATCACCAGCTGGAGCAGAAACAGGAGTCAGACGAATATGAGAGATTGTTTGCATTTAG GACAACACtccaacaaaataaagatttgacCGAAGGAAACTTGGAGCTGAAAAATTTGCTACTGGTTCAGAAAGCTGAAAATGATGAACTAAAAAAG GAGCTGCAACAAGTGAGGGCAGGGATGTTTCAGCTGGAAAAGTCAAATGAAATTTTGCAGAAGAAACTTCAGGAGGCTCACAAGTGGCGGGAACAG GTTTTGCAGCTGCAGAAGGAGGTGCTGTTGATGGGGGAGGCACAGGAACATTTGCAGGAGCGTCTGCAGCAGCAGCGTGCGCATCACTCCTCCAACAGCCCTCAATCATATCTTGTGCAGGCTTTGCAGGCAGAGATTGAAG ACCTTAGAAAGCAGCTACGTCAGGCCATACCCATGGTAGAAGCATTACAGGTTAAAGTTACAGCAATGGAAGACATAATCAAAAGCAAA gaCATTGCCATTGCAGAGATGAAAAATACTTTCCAGAACACCAAGATTATGTACACAAATGAAATTCAG GCTGTGAATGACAAGTACCAGGCTATGCTGCACATCAACACCCAGCTAGAGGCTCAACTGTTGCAGCAATATGCAGACAATGACCGCCTCAAGTATCGTTTGAAGGAGCTGGACCCCAACCCAAAAGGTGTATGGAGACGAGAGGTAAAGTCACCAAATGcaggaaaagaaacagcagaatTATGGGACCGAACCAAGGTGCAAGGCGAACTCAGCAAACAGTCTTCGACAGAGGACACAAAGTCTCAGAAAGACCAGAAAGGCTCACCATCTGCTCAGGAGATATCTTCAATATCTTTGATGTTGTCACTTGAAAGTAGTGGCTCATCCCCTCACAGACAGACTGCTGAGAGATCTGCTTCATGTGGCAGTTCTCCCCACACATTGACGGCTCAGGACCATGAGAGCTGTGGCATTGAGCGGTTGGCAACAGTGCAGTCTTCACATCAGACTCCTTGTGCCTCCCATGAAACCCCTGTGTCATCTTCTGTGGGAATGACTGAAACTGAAGCTGAAGAGTTGAAGGAAAAGCTTAATGTTCAAGCTGATGCTACCTTGTTGTCTGGTGGCCTGTCTGTCTTTAGTTCTTCTGGTATGTTTTTGGCAGACCCAGAAGACAGACGCTCCTTTTCTACTCACAGTGACATCACCAGTGACAGTGGCATTTTCAGTAAAGGAGATCCCATCACCTGA